A stretch of DNA from Globicephala melas chromosome 4, mGloMel1.2, whole genome shotgun sequence:
agaagaagtaactgaaaaactgaagagatttatgatgaaggaaatgacaaggggattttctttatttgaggaggcacaggacccgaacgTAGAATGGTACAGaaaggttgcagcagctgttcagaatgcagtccagtgctactgtgtcatctatgacaagaaaagagctactacccagacatcactggattgttttttcaagagggtagatagaattgaatccagcaaggaaccagaacctgtgccatcgatgtcaggcatgagtgaaattgcagcttgccctccgtctcctattgctgacgatccttcagctctaccatttcccacctcctctccctcctctagtCAGTAAGTCTTCTTGCCTTTTCTCTTGATGCCAGCCcgtgtatgccagctgttgtactgtactactctacttttcaaggtactgtactgtgacattaaaaatgatttctttattttttgtgtttgttttttacgtattatttgtatgaaaagtattataaaccttttacagtacagtactatatagccaattgtgttagttgggtatccaggctaactttgttggacttacaaacaaattggacttacgaatgcactcttggaatggaactcgttcgtatgtagggaacttacattgagctgcatgagctatttgtatattttggagatagctgcatgagctatttgtatattttggagattaatcccttgtcggttgcattgtttgcagatattttctcctgttctgtgggttgtctttttattttgcttatggtttcctttgctgtgcaaagcttatacgtttaattaggtcccatttgtttattattattattttttttaaacaaaatgttgggggtaggagtttattaattatttatttttgctgtgttgggtcttcgtttctgtgcgggggccactcttcatgtcTGTGCACAGGCCTTTCActatcgtggcttctcttgttgaggagcacggtctccagatgcgcaggctcagtagttgtggctcacgggcctagttgctctgtggcatgtgggatcttcccagaccagggctcgaacccgtg
This window harbors:
- the FAM162A gene encoding protein FAM162A isoform X1 is translated as MGSLRGLRLAADLQENDFIELLAMQHEELTNEDLMELEAERKYEERQEEEEVTEKLKRFMMKEMTRGFSLFEEAQDPNVEWYRKVAAAVQNAVQCYCVIYDKKRATTQTSLDCFFKRVDRIESSKEPEPVPSMSGMSEIAACPPSPIADDPSALPFPTSSPSSSQ